The following DNA comes from Candidatus Cetobacterium colombiensis.
GCATTTTGTTATTTTCATAACTTCTGACTATTTTCTCTATTCGGTTGTTAATGTCCTTCTCTACAATTCTTGCCGGCGGTGTTTCCCGCTGACAAAAATTATAGTACCATAAATTTTAAAACAAGTCAATAACTTTTTTTATTTTTTTTATATTTCTAACACAAATAAAAAAGCTGTAATAATTTCTAGAATAATTACAGCTCTCTTAACATTTTAAAACTTCTATAACTTTGATATGTTTAGATTTTTTTTACTTAGAATAGTTTGGCGCTTCTTTTGTAATAATTATATCATGAGGATGACTTTCTTTTAAACCAGCCCCTGTTATTTTTACAAATTTTCCATGAACTTTTAAATCTTCAATTGTAGGTGTTCCACAGTATCCCATTCCAGCTCTAACTCCTCCACATAACTGGAATACCACATCTTTTAAACTTCCTTTATAAGAAACTCTTCCTTCAATTCCCTCTGGAACTAATTTTTTTGCATCATTTTGGAAATATCTGTCTTTAGAACCTCTTTTCATAGCTGCCATTGAACCCATTCCTACATACACCTTATATCTTCTTCCTTCATAAATTATCTCTTCCCCTGGAGCTTCAGTTGTTCCTGCTAAAAGTCCACCTAACATAACACAATCAGCTCCTGCCGCTAAAGCTTTTACCATATCTCCTGAAAGTTTTATTCCTCCATCGGCAATTACACCAATTCCTCTAGTTTTACAAACTTCGTAAACATCATTCACTGCTGACAATTGAGGAACACCAACTCCTGCTACAACTCTTGTTGTACAAATAGACCCAGGTCCTACTCCAACTTTTACTGCATTTACTCCAGCTTCAATTAAATCTAAAGCAGCTTCTGCAGTAACTATATTCCCTCCTATTATATTCAAATTAGGGAAATTTGTTCTTATTTCTTTTATTTTTTCCATAACTCCTTTTGAATGACCGTGAGCAGAATCAACCGTAATTATATCTACTCCAGCTTCAACTAAAGCTTTTACTCTTTCTAAAGTATCTGCTCCTACTCCAACAGCTCCTCCTACTCTTAATCTTCCTTGTGAATCTTTACAAGCAAAAGGATACTCTACTAAATTATCTATATCTTTTATTGTTATTAATCCTTTTAGTTTTCCAGCTTCATTAACTATTGGTAATTTTTCAATTCTATTTTCTAATAAAATATCTTTAGCTTCCTCTAATGTAGTTCCAACTGATGCTGTAACTAAATTTTCTTTTGTCATAATGTCGCTAACTAACTGATCCATATCTTTTCTATATTTTAAATCTCTATTTGTTATAATTCCTATTAATGATCCATCTTCTTCAATTACAGGTAATCCAGAAATTTTATATCTTCTCATTATCTCTTCTGCATGCCATACAGTCGAATCTTTTGTTAATGTCACAGGATTTTTTATCATTCCGCTTTCGTTTCTCTTTACTCTATCAACTTCTGCAGCTTGATCCTCTATACTCATATTTTTATGAATAAATCCTATTCCTCCTTGTCTAGCTAAAGCTATAGCTAAATCTCCTTCAGTAACTGTATCCATAGCAGCACTTAAAACTGGAACATTTAATTCTATATCCTTTGTAAGTCTCGTCTTTAAACTAACCTCGTGTGGTAATACCTCTGATCTTGCCGGAACTAATAGCACATCATCAAAAGTTATTGCTTCTTTAATTATTTTTCCATTCATCATTTTCCTATTCCCTCCGATTTTTTCCAGTTTTTAAATAAAGACCTGCACTTTTTTTTAGTACTGTGCAGGTCTTTTTTTATTTATTTTCGTTATTATAGCACATTTTTGACCCTATGTCATTTCTAAAAAATAATTTTTTACATTTTATTTTATTTACATCAAAATATGCTTTATTTTTAGCCTCTTCTAAGGTGTTTCCATACGCAATAACAGATAAAACTCTTCCACCTGCAGTTTCTAATTTGTTATTATTTAATCTAGTCCCCATATGAAAAACTAATGAATCTAAATTTTGAGGAATTTCTATTTCGCTTCCTACTGTTGATGATTTCGGATAATTTTCAGAAGCCATAACTACGGCCACTGTATATCTTTCATCCCATTGTAGTTCCACTTTTTTTTCGTCTAATAAATCTAAAATTGCTTTTACAAAGTCTGATTTTAATCTTGGTAATATTCCTTCTGCTTCTGGATCTCCAAATCTTGCATTAAACTCTATTGTTTTCACTCCATCTTTCGTCAACATTATTCCACCAAAAAGAAAACCTTTAAATGGAATTCCATCTTCTTTCATTCCTTCAGCCATCGGCTTTAAAATTTTCTCTAAAGTTTCATCAACTATTTTAGAATCGATTTTATCTACAGGAGAGTATACCCCCATTCCTCCTGTATTAGGTCCCTCATCATTATCAAATGCTCTTTTATGATCTTGAGCAATCTCCAAAGGAATAACTGTTTCCCCATTTGTTAAAGCAATTATAGAAAATTCAAATCCATCTAGATACTCTTCTATTACAACTTTATTTCCTGGAATTGAAAATGCTATTTCTAAAGCTTCAATAGCATCATCTTTTTTTAAAGCTACTGTTACACCTTTTCCAGCTTTTAATCCATCCTCTTTTATTACTATAGGAGCTCCTTTTATTTCTACATAAGCTTTTGCCGCCTCTAAATTATCAAAAGTTTCATATTCTCCAGTTGGAATTTTATATTTTTTCATAAGTTTTTTAGCGAAATCCTTACTAGATTCTATTTTAGCTGCTTCTTTTGTAGGGCCAAATATTTTTAAGCCTCTTTTTTCAAATTCGTTTACAATTCCTAAAGCAAGAACACTTTCCGGTCCTACTATAGTCAAATCTATTTTGTTATCTTGAGCGAAATTAGCTAACGCTTCTATATTTTCTTCTGATATATTTACAAGTTTTCCAATATTTTCCATACCTATATTACCAGGAGCTATAAATACCTCTTTAACCAAACTACTCTCTTTTACTTTCCATGCTATTGCATGCTCTCTTCCACCTTTTCCAACTACAAGAACTTTCATAAACTCCTCCAATAATTAATGTTTAAAATGTCTAACTCCTGTAAATACCATTGCAATTCCATGTTTGTTACACTCTTCTATAGAAAGTGCATCCTTAATTGATCCTCCAGGTTGAATTATAGCTTTTACTCCATACTGTGCAGCTAATTCAACTGTATCTGCCATTGGGAAAAACGCATCTGATGCTAAAACTGCACCAGTACATTTTTCTTTTCCTTGTTCTAAAGCTATTTTAGCTGCTCCAACTCTATTCATCTGCCCAGCACCTATACCGATAGTCTGATTATTTTTCCCTATCACTATCGCATTAGATTTTACATGTTTAACTACATTCCAGTTGAATAATAAATCTTCTATTTCATCTTCTGTTGGCTTTCTTTCTGTTACACAAACAAGTGTATCAGAAGATACTTTTAACTCATCAAATTCTTGAATTAATGCTCCATCCATTACAGAAGTTATTTTCTTTTTATTTAAAATACTTGAATTTAAATTTAATTCCATTATTCTTATATTTTTCTTCTTTGTTAAAATTTCTAAAGCCTCTTTTTCATAAGCTGGTGCTATTATTATTTCTAAAAAAAGTTGAGATAATTTTTCTGCAACTTCTGTTGTTATCACATCATTCGCTGCTACAATTCCTCCAAAAATAGATGTTTTATCTGCTTCATAAGCTCTATTCCAAGCTTCTTCTATATTTTTTCCACTTCCAACTCCACATGGATTCATATGTTTTACCGCTACTACAGTTGAATCTTTAAATTCTTTTAAAATTTCCAATGCTGCATTTGCATCTTGAATATTATTATATGATAGTTCTTTTCCATGAAGCTGTTTTGCGTTTCCTATAGAATAACCTGCAAAACTACTTTTATAAAATCCTGCTTTTTGATGTGGATTTTCACCATATCTTAAATCTTGAACTTTTTCATACGTTATTGTCATACTTTCTGGAAATTCTTCTTTTACTTTCCCTGTTAAATATTCAGCAATTAAACTATCGTATGCCGATGTGTGTCTAAATACTTTAGCTGCAAATTTTTCTCTTGTTTCTAAATTAGTATCTCCTGAATTTTCAAGCTGCAACATAACCGCTTCATAATCTTTTGGATCTACCACTACTGTAACCGATTTATAATTTTTAGCTGCAGACCTTAACATACTTGGTCCACCAATATCTATATTTTCTATTAACTCTTCATGTGTTGCCCCTACTTTTGATAAAGTTTCTTTAAATGGGTACAAGTTTACTACTACCATATCTATCATTTCAATTTTATTATCTTCTAAAGCTTTTAAATGCTCCTCATTATCTCTAACACAAAGTAAAGCTCCGTGAACATTTGGATGTAAAGTTTTTACTCTTCCGTCCATAATTTCAGGAAAATTTGTAATATCCGATATACTTAATGTTTTTATTCCTGCTTCATCTAATGTTTTTTTAGTCCCTCCTGTAGATATTACTTCATACCCTAAAGACACTAATTTTTTAGTAAAATCAACTATTCCTGTTTTATCAGATACACTTATTAACACACGTTTCATTTATATTATTCTCCTCTTTTAAATAACTTTTTTAAAACCATAGGATATATCCTATGCTCAATATCATGTATTTTTTCTTTTAATTCTTCTAAACTCCAACTAGAGTCTATCTTCAATCTTTCTTGATAAATTATCTCTCCAGTATCAATGCCTTTATCCACATAATGAATAGTTACTCCTGTTTTATTTACTCCTGCATTAAACGCATCCCCTATTCCGTCTTTTCCAGGAAATTCAGGTAAATAAGCCGGGTGGATATTTATTATTTTATTATAGTATTCTTCTAATAAAATCGGAGATATTATTCTCATATAACCAGCTAGGACTATATATTCAATCTCTTTTTTTCTTAGTATCTCTATAATTTTTTCTTCAAACTCCATTTTGGTATTAAACTCTTTTGGATTTACAAAACAATATGGTACATTTAATTTTTTAGCCCTTTCAATCGCATACGCTTTTTCTTTATCAACAATTAAAAGCTCAACTTGATAGCCTTCTCCTTCATTTTGAGCTTCTACCAATCTTTGAAAGTTCCCACCATTACCTGATGCAAAAACTGCAATTTTTACCATTTTATTTCTACTCCTGATTTTTTAGTAACCTCTCCTAAAATCATAGCTGTTTCATCTATTTTTTTTAACTCTTTTACTAAAATTTCAACTTCAGATTTAGAGACTACAAATATAAATCCAACCCCCATATTGAATACATTAAACATCTCTTTTTTAGGAACTCCTCCAACAGCTTCTAAAAATTTAAAGATTTTTAATTCATTTATATTCTTTATTTCAATTTCTACTCCCAATCCTTCTGGTATTATTCTTGGAATATTTTCATAAAATCCCCCACCTGTTATATGACACATTCCTTTTATCTTTACTTTTTTTAAAATTTCTTTCACTGTTTTTACATATATTTTTGTAGGTGTAAGTAGTTCTTCTCCTAAAGTTTTTTCAAATCCTTCATAAACTTTTTTCAAATCTAAATTTGCATCCTTAATTATTTTTCTAACTAAAGAAAATCCATTCGAATGAACTCCACTAGAAGATATTCCTATTAATACATCTCCCTCTCCTATTTCAGAACCAGTAATCAATTCTTTTTTTTCTACAGCTCCTACAGTAAATCCAGCTATATCATAGTGTCCTTCACTATACATTCCTGGCATCTCTGCAGTTTCTCCACCTATTAAAGCACATTCTGCTGCTACACAACCATCTGCGACACCCTTTACTATACTCTCTATCTGTTCTGGATAGTTCTTTCCAACTGCTATATAATCTAAAAAATATAAAGGCATAGCTCCTTGAACTAATACATCATTTACACACATTGCAACAACATCTTGCCCTATTGTATCGTGTTTATCCATCTCAAAAGCTAACATTAACTTTGTTCCTACTCCATCTGTACCGCTAACTAAAACAGGTTCTTTCATCCCTAGTTCTGATAAGTCAAACATTCCACCAAAAGCTCCTAAACTATTTATTGCTCCCTTTACTTTTGTTCTTTCCACATGACTTTTTATTCTTCTAACTGATTCGTATCCTGCCTCTAAACTTACTCCAGCTTCCATATATTTATTACTCAATTTTATCTCCCCTATCTCTTTAAATTTTCTAATAAACTAAACATACTTGTTGGGTACTTTCCTGTAAAGCATGCCATACAGATATTTTTTCCTAATCCTTCTAGCATTCCTTCATGAGATAAAAATGCTAACGAATCCGCTCCTACATATTCACCTAACTCCTCAGGCGATAATTTTGTACTGATTAATTCACTATAAGTAGAAGTATCTACACCATAAAAACATGGACTTATAATTGGAGATGATGCTATTCTCATATGAACTTCTTTTGCTCCAGCTTCTTTTAAAAGTTTTATTATATGTTTTGAAGTTGTTCCTCTAACAATTGAGTCATCTACTAAAACTACTCTTTTTCCTTTTACAACAGCTTCCATAGCAGATAGTTTCATTTTAACCCCACGCTCTCTTTGATGCTGATTTGGTTTTATGAAAGTTCTTCCTACGTATCTATTTTTTACAAGACCCATTTCATATGGAATTCCAGAATAATCTGAATAACCCATAGCTGATGATAGAGATGAATCTGGAACCCCTATAACTATATCTGCTTCCACTGGATTTTCTTTTGCTAATATATTCCCACAATTTCTTCTACTAGTATGAACATTTAAACCATTTATACTACTGTCTGGTCTTGAGAAATATATATATTCCATTGAACACATTTTATCTTGAGTACAATCTGTATATTGGAAAGTTTCTATATTTTCTCTCGAAACTTTTAAAACTTCCCCTGGTTTAAGGCTTCTCATGTATTGAGCTCCAACAATTTCAAAAGCTGAACTTTCAGAACTAAAAACATATCCATCTTCTAATTTTCCCATTGATAAAGGTCTAAATCCATTTTTATCTCTTATAACGAATAAATTTTCACTATTCATTATAAGGAACGAAAATGCACCTTCTAACTTAGGTAACGCTTTTAATATTTTTTCGTGAAAATCTCCAACCTCTCTTTGGATTAAGTGTCCAATTATTTCACTATCAGAAGTTGTATGAAAAATACTCCCCATAGCTTCTAATTGCATTTTTAACTCTTTTGCATTAACAATATTTCCATTATGAGCTATAACAAAATCTCCAGTATGTGAACGAACTAATATCGGCTGAACATTCTCAACCCCTCCACCTCCAGTTGTTGAATATCTTACATGTCCAATAGACATATCTCCTGGTAGTTTTCCAATTCTTTCAGTATTAAAAACTTCTGTTACTAATCCTTCACCTTTTTCTCTGATTATATTTTGTCCATCAGAGGAAGCTATTCCAGCTCCCTCCTGTCCTCTATGTTGTAATGAATGCAATCCGTAATATGTTAATTGAGCTGCATCTTCTACGTTAAAAACTCCAAAAACTCCACACTCTTCATTTATTTTTCCACTTAAAAAATATTCAATCTCTTTTATCATTTTTACCCCACTATTTTATTTAATCTTGCTAAAACCTCTTGATAAGCTTCCTCTACGTCTCCTAAGTCTCTTCTAAATCTATCTTTATCTAATTTTTTTCTAGTTTCTTTATCCCATAATCTACAACAATCTGGAGAAATTTCATCTGCTAAAATTACATTTCCGTCGTTGTCTTTTCCAAATTCAATTTTGAAATCCACTAATTCAATTCCGATTTTATCAAACAAATCTTTTAAAAGACTATTTATCTTTTCCGTTTGAGAATAAATATTTTCTAATTCATCTTTTGTTGCAAGCTTTAAAGCTACTGCATGATAATCATTTATCATCGGATCTCCTAGCTCATCTTTTTTATAACAAATTTCAAATATTGGACTTTCTAAAATTTGTCCTTCTTCCATTTTAAACAATTTTGCTGTTGATCCTGCTAATGTATTTCTAACAATAACCTCTAATGGAATTATTTCTACTTTTTTACAAAGTTGAGCTCTTTCTGATAAATTTTCTATCAAGTGAGTTTCTACTCCATTTTTCTTTAAATAATCATATATTATTGTTGTAATCTGACTATTTAAAATTCCTTTATTTTGTATTTGACCTTTCTTTAAATTATTAAAAGCTGTTGCATCATCTTTGTAGTAAATGATAACTTCATTAGGATTTTCTGTTCTGTAAACTTTTTTTGCTTTTCCTTCATATAACTTATTTGCTTCTATTAATAACATTTGGTCACTCTCCCACTTTAAATTTTTATTTTTTAATTTTTATTTTTTAAAATAGTTAACTCCATTAGTAAATAAATCTTGCATTTTATTTCCATCTATATTTTTTAATAATCCATCTTCATATCTCTCTGAATGTCCCATCTTACCTAAAATTCTTCCACACTTAGAAACAATCCCCTCTATTGAATAAGTTGAACCATTGAGATTATAATTTTTATCCATTGTTATTTTTCCATTTTCATCACAATATTGAGTTATAATCTGACCATTTTCAAATAGCTCCTCTGCAAACTCTTTTGAAACTACAAATTTTCCCTCTCCATGAGAAACTGGTATATTATGTGTCTCTCCAATTTCAAATGAACTCATCCAAGGAGAGTTATTTGAAACTATTTTTGTTCTTACAACTCTTGATATATGTCTATTTATATTATTTCTAAATAATGTTGGTGATTTTTCATTTACACTATCTACATTTCCATAAGGTAATAATCCAGATTTTATAAGAGCTTGGAATCCATTACATATTCCTAAAACTAATCCATCATTTTCTAAAAATTCTTTCATGCTCTCTTTGATTATTGGATTTTGAAGTATATTTGCTATAAATTTTCCTGATCCATCAGGTTCATCACCAGCACTAAATCCTCCAGGGATCATAAATATTTGAGCTGATCTCATTTTCTCAGAAAGCACTTCAATACTTTCTTTTATTTCATCTACTCCTAGATTATTAAAAACATATATTTCCACTTCTGCTCCAGCTCTTTCAAAAGCTTTTTTAGTATCATATTCACAATTTGTTCCTGGAAAAACAGTTACTAATACTTTTGGTTTATCATAAAGTTTTTTAGCTTTAAATACCTTTTCAGTTTTGAATTCTTTTTCTATAACTTCTCCAGTATTTTCCATATTATATGGATATATTTTTTCATATCTTTTTTCCCAATTTTTTATTAATTCATCTATCATGAATTTCTCTTCATTTAGTTCAATCATATTTTTTTCAACTGTTTCACCTATAAGAATTCCAAAATCTAATTTCTCTTTAGATTCAACAATTATATCTCCTGGCATTAAATCAAATAAATTTTCATCAGTTTTAATTTTTACACCTATTTTGTTACCAAAAGTCATTTTTATAACTGCTTCTGCGATACCACCAAATTTAATTGTTGATGCTGAAATTATTTTTCTGTTTTTTATAGCTTCCTCTACTAAATTAAAGTGATTCTTTATTTTTTCGAAGTTTGGTGTATCTCCATTTAATCTTTCTGTTTTTATTAAATATACTTCACTTCCACCATCTTTAAACTCGGGAGAAATTATATTTTTTACATCTTCTGTTGTTACGGCAAATGATATTAATGTTGGTGGCACATCTAAATCTTTAAACGTTCCACTCATACTATCTTTTCCTCCAATAGCAGGAGTTTCAAAATTTAATTGTGCTTCTAGTCCACCAAGTAAGGCTTCAAAAGGTTTTCCCCATTTAACTTTATCTTTTCCTAATTTTTCGAAATATTCTTGAAAAGATAATCTTGCTTTTTTATAACTTCCTCCTAAAGCAACTATTCTTGCTAATGATTCAATTACTGCATATTGAGCTCCTAAATATGGTGAATATTCTGATATTAAAGGATTATATCCATAAGTCATTATAGAGCATGTATTTGTTACTCCATCTGTTGGAAGTTTTTGAACACTTCCCTCAGATTCAGTTAGTTGATATTTTCCACCGTAAGGCATTAATACAGTACTTCTTCCGATTGAAGCATCAAACATCTCAACCATTCCTCTTTGAGAAGCCACATTCATGCTAGCTAATATATTTTCCACTTCTTCTTTTAAATTGTTTATCCCATCTTTTATAAAAGGATTTTTCTTTTCAGATGAAGTCACATCTACATTTTGAATTTGTCTAACTCCATTTGTATCTAAAAACTCTCTTGAAATATCTACAAGTATCTCATTTTTATATTTAATTACTAATCTTTCTTCTTCTGTAACTACAGCAACTAGAGCTGATTCTAAATTTTCTTTTTTCACTAATTGTTGAAACTTTTCTGCATCTTTAGCTTCTACTACTACAGCCATTCTTTCCTGAGATTCTGATATAGCTAACTCTGTTCCATTAAGCCCTAAGTATTTTACAGGAACTGTGTCTAAATTTATTTCTACACCCCTTGCAATTTCACCTATTGCTACACTTACTCCTCCCGCTCCAAAATCATTAGATTTTTTTATTAATTTTGTCACTTCTGGATTTCTAAATAATCTTTGAATTCTTCTTTCTACAGGTGCATTTCCTTTTTGAACCTCTGAAGAACATTTTGTCAACGATGTTTCATTATGTTCTTTTGAAGATCCCGTAGCTCCTCCAACTCCATCTCTTCCAGTTTTTCCACCAAGAAGAATAACAATATCTCCTGGAATTGGACTTTCTCTTCTTACATATTCTTTCTTAACTGCTCCTACTACTGCTCCTACTTCCATTCTTTTTGCTTTGTATCCATTATGATAGATTTCTTTTACAAAAGTAGTTGTAAGTCCAATTTGATTTCCATAAGATGAATATCCATGAGCTGCTCCTTTAGATATTTTCTCTTGTGGAAGTTTGTTTGGTAATGTATTTTCTATTCCTTCAGTTATGTCACCAGCCCCCGTTATTCTCATAGCTTGATAAACATAAGCTCTTCCTGAAAGTGGGTCTCTTATTGCTCCACCAACACATGTACTAGCTCCTCCAAAAGGTTCAATTTCTGTAGGGTGGTTATGAGTCTCATTTTTAAACATCAATAACCATTTCTCTTTTTCTCCATCTACATCTACATCAATTTCAACACTACATGCATTTATTTCTTCTGATTCTTCTAAATCCTCTAACTTTCCTATCTTTCTTAAATACCTTCCCCCTATAGTTGCTATATCCATTAAAGTTATAGGTTTTTCTTCTCTTCCTAATTTCTTTCTTAAATCTAGATACTCTTCAAAAGATTTTTGAATGTTTTCAGTTAAATTTCCACATTCAATTTTTATATCTTTTAAGTATGTTTCAAATGTTGTATGTCTGCAGTGATCTGACCAATATGTATCTAATACCTTAATCTCTGTTTCTTTAGGATCTCTTTTTTCTTCATTTTTAAAATAATTTTGAATATGTACTAAATCTTCTAAAGTCATAGCTAATCCATGTTCATTTAAAAAACTTTCTAATTGTTCAGGACTTTTTTCTATAAAACCTACATATGTTGGAACTGGTTCTATATTAATATCCTCTTCAAAAATAAGAGTATTTAAGTTTTTTTCTCTAGTTTCAATTGGGTTTATCAAATAATTTTTTATTCTATCAAAGCTTTTTAATTCACCATGAAAAACTAATAATTTTCCACTTTTAATTTTAACATCAGCTTTATTATTTAAAAGCATCAGACACTGTTCTGCAGAATCTGCTCTTTGATCATATTGCCCTGGTAAAAACTCCATTGCTAAATATTTTTTATTATCTAATTCAACCTCTTCGTAAACATCATCAGTTACAGGTTCAGATAAAACTTTATTTTTCAAAAGTGATAAATCATTTTCTGTACAATTAAATATATCATAAACATTATATAAATCGATTTTTGCGATTCCATCCTCTTTTAAATTTTCTAAAAGCTCACTTTTTATACCTAAACTCTCTACCTGAAATCCTTCTTTTTTCTTTACAAATACCCTTTTATTCATTATTCCTCCCTAAAATGAATTAGCTTTAACTATTAGCTCTTCTATATTTTCACCGCAATAATTTATATGTCCCATCTTTCTATCTTTTTTCCACTCAGTTTTTCCATAAATATGAACTTTAGAGTTATCTTCTTGCTTTAACTTTTCAACTTTTTCTCTATCTTCTCCCATAATATTTAACATTACGACAGATTTTAAAAGTTTTATTTCTGGTAACTTCTCTCCTAAGATTCCCATTAAATGAATGTCAAATTGAGAATAATTACAAGCATCCATTGTATAATGAGCACTATTGTGAGGTCTCGGAGCCATTTCATTAAAAAATATTTCATCTCCTTTTATAAAATATTCAATGCCTAATGGTCCGTAAATGTCTAATCCTTCGATAATATTTTTTGATAACTCTTCTATTTTTTTTGAAATTTCTTTAGTCACTCTAGCAGGAACTATAGTTTTATTTAAGATTCCATTTTTATGTATATTTTCCCCCACTGGAAAACTTACAATATCACCATTAATACCTCTAACAACTAAACATGAAACCTCTTTATCAAAATAAACCATTTTTTCTAAAATATATTCTATTCCAAATTTTATATCTACTTGTTTTAAGTCCTCTTCTTCTGTTATCTTCCATTGACCTTTCCCATCATATCCACCTGAACAAGTTTTTAGGATACAAGGAAACCCCATTTCTTTTATCCCTTTTTCTAAGTCTTCAAAATTTTCAATTTTTTGAAACTTTGCTGTTTTTACACCTATTTTATTTACAGCTTCCTTTTCTCTTATTCTATGTTGACTTAAATATAAAGGTCTTTTTCCTTGAGGAACATTCCCATTATTTTCTTTTAAATAATCTATTATTTCATTTGGAACATTTTCAAATTCATAAGTTATTACATCTGTAGCCTCTGCTAATTTTTTTAACTCTTTTTTATCATCGTATTGAGCTACAATATGATTAAAAGAACTTAACTGTCCACAT
Coding sequences within:
- the guaB gene encoding IMP dehydrogenase, producing the protein MMNGKIIKEAITFDDVLLVPARSEVLPHEVSLKTRLTKDIELNVPVLSAAMDTVTEGDLAIALARQGGIGFIHKNMSIEDQAAEVDRVKRNESGMIKNPVTLTKDSTVWHAEEIMRRYKISGLPVIEEDGSLIGIITNRDLKYRKDMDQLVSDIMTKENLVTASVGTTLEEAKDILLENRIEKLPIVNEAGKLKGLITIKDIDNLVEYPFACKDSQGRLRVGGAVGVGADTLERVKALVEAGVDIITVDSAHGHSKGVMEKIKEIRTNFPNLNIIGGNIVTAEAALDLIEAGVNAVKVGVGPGSICTTRVVAGVGVPQLSAVNDVYEVCKTRGIGVIADGGIKLSGDMVKALAAGADCVMLGGLLAGTTEAPGEEIIYEGRRYKVYVGMGSMAAMKRGSKDRYFQNDAKKLVPEGIEGRVSYKGSLKDVVFQLCGGVRAGMGYCGTPTIEDLKVHGKFVKITGAGLKESHPHDIIITKEAPNYSK
- the purD gene encoding phosphoribosylamine--glycine ligase; this encodes MKVLVVGKGGREHAIAWKVKESSLVKEVFIAPGNIGMENIGKLVNISEENIEALANFAQDNKIDLTIVGPESVLALGIVNEFEKRGLKIFGPTKEAAKIESSKDFAKKLMKKYKIPTGEYETFDNLEAAKAYVEIKGAPIVIKEDGLKAGKGVTVALKKDDAIEALEIAFSIPGNKVVIEEYLDGFEFSIIALTNGETVIPLEIAQDHKRAFDNDEGPNTGGMGVYSPVDKIDSKIVDETLEKILKPMAEGMKEDGIPFKGFLFGGIMLTKDGVKTIEFNARFGDPEAEGILPRLKSDFVKAILDLLDEKKVELQWDERYTVAVVMASENYPKSSTVGSEIEIPQNLDSLVFHMGTRLNNNKLETAGGRVLSVIAYGNTLEEAKNKAYFDVNKIKCKKLFFRNDIGSKMCYNNENK
- the purH gene encoding bifunctional phosphoribosylaminoimidazolecarboxamide formyltransferase/IMP cyclohydrolase, producing the protein MKRVLISVSDKTGIVDFTKKLVSLGYEVISTGGTKKTLDEAGIKTLSISDITNFPEIMDGRVKTLHPNVHGALLCVRDNEEHLKALEDNKIEMIDMVVVNLYPFKETLSKVGATHEELIENIDIGGPSMLRSAAKNYKSVTVVVDPKDYEAVMLQLENSGDTNLETREKFAAKVFRHTSAYDSLIAEYLTGKVKEEFPESMTITYEKVQDLRYGENPHQKAGFYKSSFAGYSIGNAKQLHGKELSYNNIQDANAALEILKEFKDSTVVAVKHMNPCGVGSGKNIEEAWNRAYEADKTSIFGGIVAANDVITTEVAEKLSQLFLEIIIAPAYEKEALEILTKKKNIRIMELNLNSSILNKKKITSVMDGALIQEFDELKVSSDTLVCVTERKPTEDEIEDLLFNWNVVKHVKSNAIVIGKNNQTIGIGAGQMNRVGAAKIALEQGKEKCTGAVLASDAFFPMADTVELAAQYGVKAIIQPGGSIKDALSIEECNKHGIAMVFTGVRHFKH
- the purN gene encoding phosphoribosylglycinamide formyltransferase, with amino-acid sequence MVKIAVFASGNGGNFQRLVEAQNEGEGYQVELLIVDKEKAYAIERAKKLNVPYCFVNPKEFNTKMEFEEKIIEILRKKEIEYIVLAGYMRIISPILLEEYYNKIINIHPAYLPEFPGKDGIGDAFNAGVNKTGVTIHYVDKGIDTGEIIYQERLKIDSSWSLEELKEKIHDIEHRIYPMVLKKLFKRGE
- the purM gene encoding phosphoribosylformylglycinamidine cyclo-ligase; translated protein: MSNKYMEAGVSLEAGYESVRRIKSHVERTKVKGAINSLGAFGGMFDLSELGMKEPVLVSGTDGVGTKLMLAFEMDKHDTIGQDVVAMCVNDVLVQGAMPLYFLDYIAVGKNYPEQIESIVKGVADGCVAAECALIGGETAEMPGMYSEGHYDIAGFTVGAVEKKELITGSEIGEGDVLIGISSSGVHSNGFSLVRKIIKDANLDLKKVYEGFEKTLGEELLTPTKIYVKTVKEILKKVKIKGMCHITGGGFYENIPRIIPEGLGVEIEIKNINELKIFKFLEAVGGVPKKEMFNVFNMGVGFIFVVSKSEVEILVKELKKIDETAMILGEVTKKSGVEIKW
- the purF gene encoding amidophosphoribosyltransferase, with product MIKEIEYFLSGKINEECGVFGVFNVEDAAQLTYYGLHSLQHRGQEGAGIASSDGQNIIREKGEGLVTEVFNTERIGKLPGDMSIGHVRYSTTGGGGVENVQPILVRSHTGDFVIAHNGNIVNAKELKMQLEAMGSIFHTTSDSEIIGHLIQREVGDFHEKILKALPKLEGAFSFLIMNSENLFVIRDKNGFRPLSMGKLEDGYVFSSESSAFEIVGAQYMRSLKPGEVLKVSRENIETFQYTDCTQDKMCSMEYIYFSRPDSSINGLNVHTSRRNCGNILAKENPVEADIVIGVPDSSLSSAMGYSDYSGIPYEMGLVKNRYVGRTFIKPNQHQRERGVKMKLSAMEAVVKGKRVVLVDDSIVRGTTSKHIIKLLKEAGAKEVHMRIASSPIISPCFYGVDTSTYSELISTKLSPEELGEYVGADSLAFLSHEGMLEGLGKNICMACFTGKYPTSMFSLLENLKR